The genomic region GTGAAGACAGCAGTATACAAGAGCAAGCATAAACATGCCCAGCGGGAGAAGGACTTTGGAACGACCAGACGCATTACGTGAGAGCGTTTCCGTGCTGAAGAGGCACTCCAAGATATCCTGCCCCAGAGCTGAAAGAAGGCGATCGCCGACTTCAAGAATGTTGTATATGACGTAGAGTTTGATGGCGGATTGGGCTCGAATGAAGTGATACATGCGGCTTGCGTCTAGAGTCATCAAAGCCATGGAGCTGCATATTATGACAGCGCCTTGGAGAAGATCAGCTTTGTGAAAGGCTGAGAGATTTGAAGGCATGGATTTCGTCCTCTTATGACGAAATGCCCCGGACTTGGGTTGAGATCGAGACTGCAAAGGCTTGAAGTGTCCGTTTCCATTCCCGTTTGCCTTGAAATCATGACTCCCGTTTTCATCGTTCGAACGACCTCGAGGACGACTCTCACTGCGTGATCTTCCTTCATCAGGGGTCTCATCGGCTCGCGAGGTCCTACCTCTCCGCCAAAGCCGCCCAAGACCATACCACACGAAGCCGAGGAGCCATCGAACTTCTTTGAGGATGACATAGCCCCACCAACGAACCAACATGCTGACAGCTTGGACAAAGCGCATGGGAAGGATGGTGAAGTTCCAAAGCCAAGCATCGAGACATGCTAGAGCTCCGAAGTTAAGCGTCATTTCGAGATGGGGCGGTAAGAGGATAACATTTTTGAGACGCTCGAATTTGACAGCATTAGATTCGTAGGGAATATCGTAAGCGTGGGACTGGTGGATGTATAACGGACTAGGTCTTTGAGCTGCCAGTTCCAGCTGCAGATGTGTAGGTAAAGACATAGGCGGAAGAGGAATAATCGGTGGAATCGGTGATGGTGGTCGTAGGCCATCCGAGTCTGTTTGGAGAGGTATGGCTGTTGCAGGTGTCGACCGGGCGCTGAGAACAGGAGATGTTCCGCCTGCACCATCGAGGTTGATATGCAAAGACGTAGGTCGTCCAGTTGAGTTGAAGGAAGAGTATCGTCTCGGTGAAGATGTTCCACTCGAATCGCCAGCCAAGACGCGGTTCGTAGGGGGCGTAGATAGAGTTCTCGCTCCAGGCGAGGGGCGTCGGTGGATATCCATCTGAATATCTCTCGCAGTCCGCAGAGCAGAAGTCAAGCCAGGACGAGCTTCTACGGCGACACCACTTTGCTGCATCGGGGGAGGCGCATCATCGAGGCGCACCGTAGGCTGTCGTATAGCCTCGCGCTGATCGAGAAGATGTGATGCAGATTCTTGGTCAATTGACCTCCGTTCTGGCGCGGGGGCCACAGGTAACGACTCAGGAGAGTTTGTGAGGCGCTGCATCTCGGTCGCGGAGAGACGTCGAACGTTAGGGTTCGTGGTATTGCTTATCGTACTGCTGCGACTGGCCCTGCCAGAGGGTACAGCAGTACTGTCATCCTGGTCCTTCTCTTTGTCTAGAGTCTCCTCCGCgggctcttgttcttgaacctcgtcatcctcgacCGCTGGTTCGGAAATAGAAGAGTTGGACTCGACACGACGCACGCTGCTACTTCTGTGGGAGCCTTCTTCAGAAGAGTGGTCTTCGTCCGAGGGAATCGTGGGGAGTTTGTCGTTTGTCGTGTCGGCGcatgatggaggaggagtCGAGGATGGAGATAGAAGCGGTGGGAGGTGATGAGAATTGATGGAATCGACGGAGGCGGCCAtcaccaaggctgagacTCTCGAAGCATGTTTTTCCCTCGTGAATAATGAGATTTTCGTAACGAAGGTCAATCAGTTGGAGGTTGTCGCGTGTGGTGAAAGAAGAGACGTTGCAGCGGAAAATGGGATTGTCAGCATTGAATCACCATGAGACGTCTTAAGACGCAGCTGAACTGGACTGGAGTGAACCGGTTCACTTCACAGTGGGTGCGCCACAGTGGAGTCGGCACCGAAGGTTCCCCTGAGCGGGAGAGCGTGCTCTGAAGGCACTGAAACTTTGGGGCAGTGGAGCTCTATGCAGGGGTTGTGTCAGTGGCTTGAGACGAGAATGGATCCGTGGATCTGGATACCGTGGCGGGAAGAGCATCGCGAATCTGACTTGGTGGAAGCCAAGACGGGTATAACAAATAGTAACTGTAGTAGGACTGATATTTCTAAAAATGCATGCCTCGCGACATATCTGGATTTTTATGTACTACTCAAGGCTTCCTCTTATTTAGAGTGTGCAGGTTCTAGGTCCTCTGCCGTCGTAAGGTTTCGCTTCAGTCCAAGACAAGGTTTCACTGCGCATGACATACACCATTTGCATTCTTGAACCTCTATTAagtatctttatatatcATTAACTCATCTACCTGACTCTAAAGGAGGTACTCGTCAAACCACTGCACAGCCTGGAAGAAAGCCTGCTCCTTGGCaaacttctttctcttgtcaCTCAAATCAGCGCGCACAGCAAAACCATGCTCGACGTGAGAGAACAAATTGATCTGGAAAGGCTTGCCAGTCCCAATCAGAATCTCTTCCGATTGGTGACGCTTTTCGGTGGGGAAGATGTGGTCGGTTTGAGCAGCGGCAATGGAGAGGGGCCCGgtgatggccttgagctcttcctcctcgacgaACGAGGGGTGAGCGACATAACCGACATCGATGCCCGCCTTGTAGTTGCGAATAACGTACTGAGACTGTTAGCGATGCGCTTTTGAGCTGAGGCCGAAAGACATACCTTGGCACCGAAACAGTATCCGACAGCTCCAATCTTAGTAGCACCCTGCGCCTTGAGCGTCTTGATAGACTCGGCGATAATAGGGTCGATCTGAGCGGGAGTATGAGGGTTATCACCCTTGGCACCCTTTGTGATCCAGCTCATGATATCAAGACCCTCAGGCATAGGCATAGGCATAACATCGCCGTTGAAAAGATCGGGAATGATGGTGGTATAGCCGTTGGCAGCGAATTGGTCAGCCATCAACTTGCTATTGGTCCAGATTCCGAAGATATCGGCAATGTAGACAATTCCGGTTCCCTTGTGCGCCTTGTCCGCGGGAGCTGTCGCGATGTAGGCGTCAAGACCGCTATCGAGCTTGATCATCTTGCCGGTGGGCTCGCCTCTGTAAATGAAGcattagatatataaaattgCGCGGAAACCATTTTCGGGGCTGACTTACTCATGGCGAACGCCCTCAGTGCAGCACTTGGCAGGTTGGTTAGAGGCCATTGTGATAGTGATTGTCTACTTCTCTGCAGAATTGTTGAATGGAGGGGAAATTTCTCGGGGGTTACTTGGCCGAGTTTATATCCTCTTCGAAGCGGACCCAGGCGTTTCCGTGTGACGCAATTAATCGAGGCCGAGATGCCGATGTTACCCCACAAACAATAGCAGTTCCGTGGACCAATTCCGATATGCTTGCTTTCTAAGCAACGTCGCCGTGCTAATTGGTGAAAGGTGGGATATCTGGGTCTGCGAGAGGAGTCTTTTGCTGGGTGGTTTTGAAGCTATCCCCATTGGGCTTCATTTTTCGCTCTTAGAGTTTTAACTCCGATGGGATATACGGATATGGACATTGGGCCAAATGCCGAATTACATAACTAGTCCACGGCACATCGTTTGACTAGAGAATGTCGGTAGAGGTGGGATGTGGTGACTGGCATTCATTATTCGTATAGTTGGTATCATTATGTGCTCCAGCAATGTAAGTAGTTGTATAGTAGCGATAATCTCGTCACTTTTGTCGGATGCCCTTgggttttctcttcttgaatACCACCGTCTGTACTCCCGACTCAGCctcctctggctctggctttATCAGAGGCTCAGCAGGTGCTTCTGTCTTGACGTCTGTGTTATCCTCCGTTTTGACTTCTGTCGCATCTTCCGTCTTCACAGTTGTATCCGGCGTCGCAtcgtcctccttcttgacatccGTCGAATCCTCTGTTTCCTCCTTCACAGTCCTAGGTGTAAACGTCGATCCGCTCAATAGCGCATCGAGTTCctgatcttcttgttgtgGCATAGCTTTTGAGTCTCGTCCCCATCGTCTGGGTTTCTTAAACAGTCCGCGCACAgcgttctcctcttccttctcatcctccgtcGCTTCGCGCTTCCGTACACCATTGGCTCTAGCTTCTACCTTtgcttcttcgtcttcttctgtcttcgCCTCGATAATTCTCGTATTCGTGACCGTCCACTGGCCAGGCATGGCCATCTCAGGTCGGAAGTCACTCGGTATCGCGACGCCCATGGCAGCAAGCTgttctctctgcttcttcaaagatGCTTCTGTAGGTGCGCTCGGTTGCGCGCGCGGTGCAGGTCTTGACGATGGACCTGCCGCTGTGGATGAGCCTCCGACAACTCCATCGAGGCGTTCGACTTCCCGCTTGGCGCGGTCTTTTTCGCGCTCTTCTCGCTCGTGGTTACGGTGCAGATCGCGGAGGAAGCGCTTTAGTGCGCCTTGATGTTTGGCGGTAGATTCATGGTTTTGACGCTCGAGTTTTGTGTCGCGAACATAGGTCTCGCAGTGCTTGCACCAATATTTGGGCGTAGATTTCCAATATTCTGACATTTTgggtggtgatgttgaaagaAGGTTGCCTGAATGTTTCTAGAATTGGTGGCTTGGAATCAAGGTGCTTATCCTGAGCTGCAAGGCTAATGCACGGGCCATGCGAGCTCCAGGGTAAGCAAACTTCTTTTTATGTGAGGATGTTGATtagagatgatgaagaagccaacgCACTGTAAACTTGGCACTAATTCTTGTCAAAACCAGTTTCAATACTTGTTTA from Fusarium fujikuroi IMI 58289 draft genome, chromosome FFUJ_chr04 harbors:
- a CDS encoding dienelactone hydrolase family protein; translation: MASNQPAKCCTEGVRHEGEPTGKMIKLDSGLDAYIATAPADKAHKGTGIVYIADIFGIWTNSKLMADQFAANGYTTIIPDLFNGDVMPMPMPEGLDIMSWITKGAKGDNPHTPAQIDPIIAESIKTLKAQGATKIGAVGYCFGAKYVIRNYKAGIDVGYVAHPSFVEEEELKAITGPLSIAAAQTDHIFPTEKRHQSEEILIGTGKPFQINLFSHVEHGFAVRADLSDKRKKFAKEQAFFQAVQWFDEYLL
- a CDS encoding related to formin binding protein, whose protein sequence is MSEYWKSTPKYWCKHCETYVRDTKLERQNHESTAKHQGALKRFLRDLHRNHEREEREKDRAKREVERLDGVVGGSSTAAGPSSRPAPRAQPSAPTEASLKKQREQLAAMGVAIPSDFRPEMAMPGQWTVTNTRIIEAKTEEDEEAKVEARANGVRKREATEDEKEEENAVRGLFKKPRRWGRDSKAMPQQEDQELDALLSGSTFTPRTVKEETEDSTDVKKEDDATPDTTVKTEDATEVKTEDNTDVKTEAPAEPLIKPEPEEAESGVQTVVFKKRKPKGIRQK